The Pelodiscus sinensis isolate JC-2024 chromosome 6, ASM4963464v1, whole genome shotgun sequence sequence tgctggattatcggaagtctactgtattaggTGCTAAGAATGGTCAGTGCTGCACAAGACATAGAACAtattccctgcccccaaaaaaTTTAGAAATGCCCACAAAGATAACTTGGAAGATTTGACTTAAAATTCACAAATGTAAAATTTCAGATTCTTTGTGTGGTCCATAACTCACACTGACTTGATAAAGCTAAAGTGTGAATATGATATGCAATCTTTTATAGCAATACCATATGAGGGAAAAAATGTTCTACAAGAAAATGGTAGAATAACAAATGAGGGCTTGTGGGTAGGTCTCATGAAGTTGGAATATTTTTCATTATACATTAAGGCATcatgctgctggtgcatatgccCCTCTAAAATTATTCAACCTTGATAGGAATCCTAATGAGGCATAACCCTTTCACCCTTCATTCATGATAttgtccctctttccccttgtGTTGCCTTTCTTTCTCCACCCCTTTCATGCTGTTGCTCCCTTCCTCTCCATCTGGCTTTTGCATTGCACTTCCACATTGCTTTAGGTTGAGCACATGATCTGGCTGTGGACAGAAAGTAGCTGGAATCTCGTATCTCTCAACCActgacccaaatccctcataaCAAATGCTCTTGGTTCATTTCAGTTTACATCTAATGCCACATAGAGATCAGTGTGGAAAGGAAACAATGCAAAAATTAGAGATCTTGGCTTTCACAGTTTCCTCCCTCACACAGGCAACAGAAGCgatgtgtttgtttttatgaaCCATATGTGCTACAATCCCTGTGAACAATGGAATGAACCTAGAAGCCGTAAGGGTAAGAATCCCTAACTCTGAAGTGCCTGGCGGTCAAAATATGTTTTGACATTTTATCATATTCAATGACAGTCTTAAAATCTACAGAGTTGGAAATTTCTATGTCAAGGGATACTTAGATGATACAGTATTTGCATGTGTAATTTCAATAACTGTCTATATAACTAGGTGCACATATTTTGCACCCTTCTTAAGTAATTTTCTTACCAAGCCATACACAAATGGTCAGATGGAAATTCATTATCATCCTAACTATAATCAGCAAATTGCAAGGCATTGAATCAGGTCAGGACTGTCATTTTATTTCACTATCCATGGACACTGAAGCCTAGTGGTAGTGAATCCCAGAGTATACATATGAGAAGTATTTGTGAGCATTGTTTATTGCCCCATTCACATTAATTCAATGTGAGACTTGCAGCTGTCATTCATATCACAGATTATTCTTCTAAACAGTACATGCATTTCTCTCTATGATTATGTATTCTTATAATAGGCTAGACAAATAATTTTCAATACTTAGCACATGTATAGCATTTGACATTTGGAAAGGAGTGAATACACTTGGGAAAATTTGAtcctggtgtaaattggcactaCTGTACTGACTTACCTGGAATTCTCTGTTTACATTAGGACTGAATATGGCCCATTTATTCTCTCAAACCCTCTGTGAACCAGATATGATTATGTTCCTTTTACAATTAAATAAATTAAGAGGTTATGATGTTCTCAAGCAAGTCCATTGCAGAGGCAGAATTATATTGTAGGCATTGTGCATGTGCCTAAAAGCCAGCCTCTACTACAGTAAATGTGGCTAAATTTAATATTTGAGAATACAGACAAAGCAATATTCCAGGCAGTCTCTTTAGTGAACTGTATTCCACACTAGATGTAATCTGAGAAATGCTATCAGGAAAGAGTTGGTTTATCTAGTATATTCTCCTGGACACCCAAATTAAATGGAGATTCCATAGGAAATTATTTTTGGGACCTGAAATTAAACAGCTTATTTTTTGCTTACAAAACCTGAATATATTGCAGCCATTAGACTTTAATTCTGATTTTGTCATTGATATAGCAATATTAGTGTTCATGAAGTAactaaaaataaacataaaaagaaATAATACAAAGTGTTACATTGGAAGTCTGTCCAAACTGAACAGAAATTACagtacagtattttaaaaggCTGAAACTTTTCTTTggataaaataatacatttagcATACATTGCCACAACAGAGGCAGGAGTCTCTAGTCCAGATGCTTCTTGATCTAAGATTCCTAAATGAAGCAGTGAAGTATTGAAAAGGACACTTGCAGTGTTCTGGACTCAAATTATATTTAAAGATGGACTATATGCCCCCAGGAGATTTGGTAAGAGGCTACAGACTCCTTTGTCTATAGGTTGCTGGAGAAAATCCTGCCTAAGTTAGTAGCAATCATATATCATTACTTCATGATGACTTTCTAGTGGCCTGTGTGAAACAAGCTGGTACTGGTCTCAGCCCTCAGCTCCCCTCGCCCCCAGACTTTTTATGGGACAGCTCTCCATGTAACAAACACTTCCTGTTAGCCTCAGCATTGATACCAGTTAATTGAATAGATATAGAAACTGAAAATACCCTCATCTTGGTTCATCTGGCACTGATGCCATTGTTGTGGGGAATCCTGTATTACTGCTAGCTCTtcttggggggtgaggggggttAAATAGAAAACTTCAGTTTTCAGTTAATTAAATCCTGCTCCTTTCACTCTAAATTCATTTAAAAGGGCACTATATCCACAAATTTGATCCCAAATTAGATTTTCTAAAATCAAGTTTCTATAAACGTTGGCCCAACTGGAACATTTCTGCTTATttgaaaaacaacttttaaaaacaaactagatATTCCCTGTCAGGGCTTGCAAACTATTGTAGcccagagaacttgacaaggaaatGGACATAATTGGTTTTTactaagtgagggtatgtctacactagctcccaagttcgaactagggtggcaaatgtaggcattcgaacttacaaatgaagcccgggatttaaatatcccgggcttcatttgcatgttcccgggtgagcgccatttttaaatccccttagttcgaacggactgcctgcggctacacacagcagtcagaagttaatccgaactaaatccttagttcggattaactgttactcctcctgcaatgaggtgtaacagttaatccaaactaaggacttagtttggattaacttctgactgccacgtgtagccgcgggcagtcagttcgaactaaggggatttaaaaatggcgttcgcccaggaacatgcaaatgaagcccgggatatttaaatcccgggcttcatttgcaagttcgaatgcctacattagccaccctatttcaaactagggggctagtgtagacataccctgaggctacgtctacactggcccctattacggaataggcatgctaatgtagcactttggaaaaggcaaatgtgcgggggatttaaatatcccccacggcatttgcattttcatggccgccgcttttttccggcttggagataagccagagaaaagcatccagactggcgcgatcctccggaataaagccctattccggaggatctcttattcccgcttgcaagtaggaataagagatcctccggaatagggctttattccggaggatcgcgccagtctggacacttttctccggcttatctccaacccggaaaaaagcggctgccatgaaaatgcaaatgccgcaggggatatttaaatcccccgcgcatttgccttttccaaagtgctacattagcatgcctattccgtaataggggccagtgtagatgtagcctgtgagaGGTGCCAAAAGCAAAATGGCAAAAATACTCTAAACAGAGTATTCTAAGGCTATGGTAATATTAGCGATATTGTGTATGCACAGTAATATAGATAGAGAAATGTTATGGGGGTTACATTCTGATTTAGATGGAAGTTTTTCTAGAATGTCTTTTGAAAAATCTAAATCAGCATTATGTCATTTGTAGTCAATGTAGTCTAGTGGCACAGTTAGCATACACTTATTTTATAAATACTGTATATTGTGCATTTAATACTTTATCTCAGGGTTTTTCTTCATTCTAAAGACAATTTTATATCATTTATTTGTTAGGTAGTGTCTAAATCATTAAGCCCACAAGGTGGTGCAATTCTATTTTATTCCTGATTACCATTCTGCTAGAAAATGCAAACCTTATTGTAAGTGTACAGAGGCATCAGTTTCTGTACTCTAGAACAAGTACAGGGAATTATACATCAGGCTTTTGGATAATTTGCATATGGATCATGGCTTATAATATGTGTTGTCCCCTTTTTGGTTTGCCTGTATTGGTTCTTCCCTCCCACAGCAAATCCTTTTAGTGTCTGCACAGTAACTTGTATCTAGGGCAAGGCGACAGTAGAGGATACATTTTAGCAGCAGCTGCTTCAACATCCAGTAGATAGCGCTACTAATCAAGATGACTTTTTAGAGTGAAAGAAAGCAACAGGGATTTCTGGAGAAATGGGTTCAAGTGCATGAAGTACACTGATTTGGATACTTAGTAAAATGAAACTCTTGATAGTTTTCAGGGCGAGTGAGTGCGTGGAATATACAGTGAGTTCATAATCTACAAACTGTGTCAACTTTTTAGTTTCTATTAAAACTATTGAACAGTTACATTTGAGGAAATAGATACATATCTAATGGGCTGTTTTTAATTAATTACAAAAGCAGGCTCTGCATTACCTTTTCCAAGTTTGTATTGAAATACTGGATGCTTACTTGCAAACTGTGCATGTGtaattttctgaaatgtattgtGTATGAAAGATTAAAACAAAGAACTATAATAAAGTATTTAACTATTTAATGATCGCGTGCTCAAAATGCCTGGCATTCAATTGCACTCCAGAAGCGTgtgcaaatggagacattcatCTGCAGAGGCAGATTGGACGATAGGAGAGTAATGCAATTGTCCTCTCttgccctccaccccagcagcAAATCCCCACCCCAGTGGCAGGTGGACAGTGTTGCTATGAAGAAAAAGAATCAATTGTTTGAACTCCAAACTGCCACACGCCAGACCTCCACTATTGTGCGCTTTCTATTGAAATGCAAAGTAGCAGCGTGTGCCATCCACAATCTGCTCCACACAACGACTCATTATTTATGCAGGGCTTGTGCCCTCATTTTGGTAAAGTTTGCAAGAACATTTCTGCAGCCATCTACGGAGCTAGTAAGTTTGCAAAGCAAAGATAACTAGTTAGCTGGGATAGGAACACAAAACATGCAACACAAAAGATGCAAACTTAGGGAGCGAGATATACAATGACCCACGTGTAAATGTAGGGTGTATTTGTAATGCAAAACACTCTCTTCACCGTTTACTTCTTTTTGCGATATCTGCCTTAGTTATTTTTTAGTGTTCTCTAAATGAACCGGTAAGAGTTGCATTAGTCTATGTAATATTTTAGTGCATTTTGCATCGTTTTTATTAAGGATGCAATGACACCAGACAACTCAACGTAATGTATTCCccttttattacttttttttttttacaattaaaTCTGCAGTCTGCCTGGCAACAAAATAtaacaaaagcagcagcagactgAAGGCAATGTAATCCCCCGCCCCCCCTTACCCCTCGCCACTACCCCTCCACGTGGCCTCCTGGCACGAGCCGGCCCAGCCTACCTCCTGATTATCATAATAATACTCCCTTAGGCTGGCCAATGAGGGCTGCAGAGACTCCGCCAGCTGCCGGCCCCGCAGCCAGGCTGCTTATAAATACGGCCGCCGCCGCCAGCTCGCTCCATTCTCGCTGGGGACAAGAGCAGAGCAAGTTGGAGGGAAGCGGATCGGGGGGATCTTAGCGCCGAGCCGCCCCGCGTGGATACGGATACAGCGTGTGAGACGCGACATGACTCTGGAGGAGATTCACGGACAGGAGCCAGTGGCCGAGAGCAGCGACAGGTGCGTGGCCGCCGGAGCGTGCGGCGGGCCCCGGGACTGAgccccggtggagagggtggtgGCGGGGCTCGGAGATGCCGGCCGGGGCGCGGGCGCGTGCAGGGGGTAGCCCGGAGGGGAGGCTGACCTGGGGGTCTCGCGCTGGACCCGGGACTGAGCCGCCTCCCCGTTGTGTGTTGCAGGATGCAGGGCGCGGGCAAAGCCCTCCACGAGCTGCTGGTGTCGGCGCAGCGGCGCGGTGGCCTCACCGCCGGGGTGTACGAGTCCGCCAAGCTGATGAACGTGTGAGTATCCGAGCTGTGTGTggctggctggggatgagggagggtGCTAGAGGCGGCCCGGCGGGGGCTGCTGGGGCTGTACCACTCTCTGTCCCCGGGCTgacagctgctctgtccccacagtGATCCCGACAAGGTGGCGTTCTGTGTGCTGGCAGCGGCCGAGGAGGACGAGGGGGACATTGCCCTGCAGATCCACTTCACCCTCATCCAGGCCTTCTGCTGCGACAACGACATCGACATTGTGCGCCTGCATGACATCCCAAAGCTGGCCGACATTGTGGGGGCCAGCGAAGAGTCGGGCGAGCCCCgtgacctgcactgcatcctcaTCACGGTGAGTGCCCTCTGCCAGGCCTGCGGGCAGCCCGGACCTGCCCCgctgcagctgcccctgctgCCACAGGGACTTAAGATGTCCAAATGCCATGCCCCCTGGAGTCTCAGAGCATGGCTGGTACAGGGACTGATTGCTGATCTTCAGCTAAGACCACACGTTTCCCTGCCACCCCAGTGCCAACGGTGCCTTGTTTCTAGGCAAGAGATACCTGCTCATTTAAAGAGACTAGTCCTGCTTTCTGTGCTAGCCCCTTCACCAAACCTTTCCCCAAAGTACCTATCTCTTGGCATTCTAGCTTGGTAATACCAACTCATgaagtgttttgggttttttttgtcctTGTTTATCACAGAATCCAGATGAGGATGCTTGGAAAGACCCTGCGCTGGAAAAGCTCAACTTGTTTTGTGAGGAAAGCCGGCATGTCAATGATTGGGTGCCCACTATCACCCTGCCTGAGTGATGAAGATTCATTGCACTGGAGAGGTTGAAACCTTTGTTGCATTCTCGTCATGGTGTTGCACGCCTGGGTGAACCAACACATTGCTGATTCTGTGGATTAGCCTGGTCAAGAGATCGGATTAAGTCGCTCAGACTGGCAAGCAGTGGGCTCTTGTGGAGAAggaagatgtgagggaggaaggggatgtCTCATGCCAGGAGTGAGTCCCTACTACCTTGCAGTAGTGGAATGGCTGGCGTGCCAAGGAGCTGAATGAGTATTGCAAGTTTCCAGGAGCTGAAGAAATATTGCAAGTTTTCAGGTCAAGTGGAAGTTTAAGAAAGCTGGACAGAAGGTTGGGAAATTGGACAAAAATAACTTGGAAAGACTGGACAAAATATTGTAACTAGGAACTGTTGGCACTACAAAACTTTAAGAGGAAAACACTTTGATGGTCTGTTAGAGATTTGTTACTGTGACAATATACAAAGACTTTTCTGCAAAGACTCTTATGCAGACACAATTTATCAAAGGCCTTTGGGCTGTTTAGAAAACATTGGTTTACTAATGCAATAATACTCTTTATGCTGCTATGAAAGCTCTAATGTTTATAATAaactttttaatataaataactCTTGTGTTTTGCTTACTGTGTGGGGAAAACCTCATTGTCCTTTTTAAAGTTCAGAACTTGCGTTTTCTTTCATATCCCTGTGCTCCTATGAAGTGCTATAATCAACTAGACCATGGTAATGTGCCCTTACTTGaaaatacttatttttatttctgaggGATATAGCCATGCTTTCTAGTCACTGATAATTTGACCTTTCACTCCTTTGCAACAGCTGCTGATTTCAACAGCTTGCAATGCGAGGAGCTGCATGCTTAATGAGCTGAGTTATTGTAGTAGGCAGCCTTTGTAGTCCATTAGAGGCATACCACACGTGTTCCAAGATAATTTAAGTTTCATACCTCTgggtttttaaaatacaaaagatTTAGTTACAATTTAAAATGCCAGTAATAACTGGAATCCATCAAAAAAGTTACTAGCTGGCAGTAGCCATGCCTGAGTTTTACAGAAACAAAATATAATGAAAGCCTACATGCCCTTCAGATTTCAGGTGCATTTCACACTTTTAGACTACAAGTAAATAAACCTAAAAGATT is a genomic window containing:
- the GADD45G gene encoding growth arrest and DNA damage-inducible protein GADD45 gamma; protein product: MTLEEIHGQEPVAESSDRMQGAGKALHELLVSAQRRGGLTAGVYESAKLMNVDPDKVAFCVLAAAEEDEGDIALQIHFTLIQAFCCDNDIDIVRLHDIPKLADIVGASEESGEPRDLHCILITNPDEDAWKDPALEKLNLFCEESRHVNDWVPTITLPE